The Candidatus Paceibacter sp. genome contains a region encoding:
- a CDS encoding DDE-type integrase/transposase/recombinase — translation MKKSYRVAPEIKEQIINRIKNEGVSVSVAASEHEKEMIRTSVLPNSELVPYANLSRSSLYYQPKQPIKDWSLKCRIEEVLREHPSYGHKRLALALKRNKKAVIRAMKLFGIKPYRRRARKPFKINKPSDCCYPNLLLVSCPFYENHIWASDFTYIPFKGKFVYLATIFDLFTRKVKGLSVLTNHSVQLTANALLSALIHNPRPAIFHSDNGTEYDAKDFRTILENVGSLISRSKPGCPWENGYQESFYSQFKVDLGDPNRF, via the coding sequence ATGAAAAAATCATATCGCGTCGCTCCGGAAATAAAGGAGCAGATTATCAACCGAATTAAAAACGAAGGTGTTTCCGTATCCGTTGCCGCTTCCGAACACGAAAAAGAAATGATAAGGACAAGCGTCTTGCCCAACAGCGAACTTGTTCCTTACGCCAACCTTTCCCGCTCCTCTTTGTATTATCAACCAAAGCAACCGATTAAAGACTGGTCTTTGAAATGCCGAATAGAGGAAGTGTTAAGAGAGCATCCGAGCTATGGCCATAAAAGACTGGCGCTTGCCCTTAAACGGAACAAGAAAGCGGTTATCAGGGCGATGAAGCTGTTTGGAATCAAACCATACCGCCGAAGAGCCAGAAAACCCTTTAAAATCAACAAACCGAGCGATTGTTGTTATCCCAACCTTTTGCTGGTCAGTTGTCCGTTTTACGAAAACCATATCTGGGCATCGGACTTCACTTACATTCCGTTTAAAGGAAAATTCGTTTATCTAGCCACGATATTTGATTTGTTTACCAGAAAAGTAAAAGGATTGTCCGTTTTGACCAATCACAGCGTCCAGTTAACAGCCAACGCCTTGCTGTCCGCTTTGATCCATAATCCCAGACCGGCAATCTTTCATTCCGACAACGGAACGGAATACGACGCTAAAGATTTCAGAACCATTCTGGAAAATGTCGGTTCCCTAATCTCTCGTTCCAAACCGGGCTGTCCTTGGGAGAACGGTTATCAGGAATCCTTTTATTCCCAGTTTAAAGTTGATCTGGGAGATCCGAACAGGTTTG